From bacterium, the proteins below share one genomic window:
- a CDS encoding CoA transferase: MPQPLEGLLVLDWTIWQQGSVAGAMLGDMGARVIKIEQRGTGDPGRWLVGAGGVDTSDLPNWYFEANNRNKESIEVDLKRPEGREVVLALAEKADVFIQNYRHGVAARLGLDYASLKERNPKIIYGSATGYGPEGDENAEPSFDHLGLARSGIMNAAGEPGMPPLGIAGGIADQMGAIMLAYGVMTALVARERYGIGQEVNASHLGSMSFLQGLSLSMKLMAGIAMPRSLRSEAGNPLWNHYRCSDDQWIALAMLQPDRYWADFCRVIERPELAEDARFADMGARTEHRVECVAIIDEAFARRPRAEWMQRLKDDPGDFIYTIVNTVDDLPDDPQVLANDYVVEMDHPQHGPTKMVGVPVGLTETPGSVRRAAPELGQDTELVLMELLGWDWDRIAALREKEAI; encoded by the coding sequence ATGCCCCAGCCCCTCGAAGGTCTCCTCGTCCTCGACTGGACGATCTGGCAACAAGGTTCGGTCGCAGGCGCCATGCTGGGTGACATGGGCGCGCGCGTGATCAAGATCGAGCAGCGCGGGACCGGAGATCCCGGTCGCTGGCTCGTGGGCGCAGGCGGCGTCGATACGAGCGACCTGCCCAACTGGTACTTCGAGGCCAACAACCGGAACAAGGAATCGATCGAGGTCGACCTGAAGCGACCCGAGGGACGGGAGGTCGTGCTGGCCCTCGCGGAGAAGGCCGACGTCTTCATCCAGAACTACCGCCACGGCGTCGCGGCGCGACTCGGACTCGACTATGCGAGCCTGAAGGAGCGCAACCCGAAGATCATCTACGGAAGCGCCACCGGCTACGGCCCGGAAGGCGACGAGAACGCCGAGCCCTCGTTCGATCATCTGGGGCTCGCGCGGTCCGGCATCATGAACGCGGCGGGCGAGCCCGGCATGCCGCCGCTCGGCATCGCCGGCGGGATCGCCGACCAGATGGGCGCGATCATGCTGGCCTACGGCGTGATGACCGCCCTCGTCGCCCGGGAGCGCTACGGCATCGGTCAGGAGGTCAACGCCTCCCACCTCGGATCGATGTCCTTCCTCCAGGGTCTCTCGCTCTCGATGAAACTGATGGCGGGGATCGCGATGCCTCGCAGTCTCCGTAGCGAAGCGGGCAACCCGCTCTGGAACCACTACCGCTGCAGCGACGACCAGTGGATCGCCCTCGCGATGCTCCAGCCCGACCGCTACTGGGCGGACTTCTGTCGCGTCATCGAGCGCCCCGAGCTGGCGGAGGATGCGCGCTTCGCAGACATGGGTGCTCGAACGGAGCACCGCGTCGAGTGTGTCGCGATCATCGACGAAGCCTTCGCGAGGCGGCCGCGGGCGGAATGGATGCAGCGCCTGAAGGACGATCCCGGCGACTTCATCTACACGATCGTGAACACCGTCGACGACCTGCCCGACGATCCCCAGGTGCTGGCCAACGACTACGTCGTCGAGATGGACCATCCGCAGCACGGCCCGACGAAGATGGTCGGCGTGCCCGTCGGCCTCACCGAGACCCCGGGCAGCGTGCGCCGAGCGGCGCCGGAGCTCGGACAGGACACCGAGCTCGTCCTGATGGAGCTCCTCGGCTGGGATTGGGACCGGATCGCCGCGCTCCGCGAGAAGGAAGCGATCTAG
- a CDS encoding response regulator, whose amino-acid sequence MAEASDPRQDDAPNELEAELDSLERLVSGVSHDMNNLTTAIRTSVDTLRRLPEDAPSTAREAALAQIDRAAAQASSLSSALASFGRREVQITAAELGTVVEDAAQFLRRALQTEIEVLPAATPVSDRPTVHGLVRMDLSRLVRALIQLCVRAARAGGRIRLAAVGDREISVELVPAEGSDATVAPLEREVEHAKTLLSEIGGSLPLCYADRRGVWNASLRVSSAPPASIVDPREHGRGAAVRRGRALIAEDHSQVRDALIDALSRCGFSVEAVGDGDALVDRGLAEAGQHDVFLIDFDLPGRDGATALEALRAAGIRTPALMISGNIDFGSRVETIENADFLKKPFGLADIRAWATRHLAEDESDTATEASPR is encoded by the coding sequence ATGGCAGAAGCGAGCGACCCCCGACAGGACGACGCCCCGAACGAGCTAGAAGCCGAGCTCGATTCGCTGGAGCGACTCGTCAGCGGGGTCTCGCACGACATGAACAACCTGACGACCGCGATCCGGACCTCCGTCGACACCCTTCGCCGCCTGCCCGAAGACGCGCCGTCGACGGCGCGCGAGGCAGCGCTCGCGCAGATCGATCGCGCCGCAGCGCAGGCCTCGAGCCTGTCGAGCGCCCTCGCCTCCTTCGGCCGTCGGGAGGTCCAGATCACGGCGGCGGAGCTCGGTACGGTCGTCGAGGATGCTGCGCAGTTCCTGCGGCGCGCCCTCCAGACGGAGATCGAGGTGTTGCCGGCCGCGACCCCGGTCAGCGACCGGCCCACGGTGCACGGCCTCGTGCGAATGGATCTCTCCCGGCTCGTACGGGCCCTGATCCAGCTCTGTGTGCGTGCCGCGCGGGCCGGCGGCAGGATCCGCCTCGCCGCCGTCGGCGATCGGGAGATCTCGGTCGAGCTCGTCCCTGCGGAGGGAAGCGACGCGACCGTGGCCCCGCTCGAGCGGGAGGTCGAGCACGCGAAGACCCTGCTCTCGGAGATCGGGGGCTCGCTCCCGCTCTGCTATGCGGATCGACGCGGCGTCTGGAACGCTTCCCTCCGGGTTTCGTCGGCCCCTCCGGCGAGCATCGTGGATCCCCGCGAGCACGGACGCGGCGCCGCGGTCCGACGCGGACGGGCGCTGATCGCGGAGGATCATTCCCAGGTGCGCGATGCCCTGATCGACGCGCTCTCGCGCTGTGGCTTCTCCGTCGAGGCCGTCGGCGATGGGGACGCCCTCGTCGATCGCGGCCTCGCCGAAGCCGGACAGCACGACGTCTTCCTGATCGACTTCGACCTGCCCGGGCGCGACGGAGCGACGGCCCTCGAAGCGCTCCGGGCGGCCGGCATCCGGACACCTGCCCTGATGATCTCGGGTAACATCGATTTCGGCTCCCGCGTCGAGACGATCGAGAACGCGGACTTCCTGAAGAAGCCCTTCGGCCTCGCCGACATCCGCGCCTGGGCGACGCGCCATCTCGCCGAGGACGAATCGGACACCGCGACGGAGGCGTCCCCGCGATGA
- a CDS encoding response regulator transcription factor, with product MTTTSKILLVDDQEMMREALAQHLASQDGFEVVASVSNHALAIEAAGDHQPDVALLDIEVPGLDCFVAAREIAERSPETRIVFLSAFCRDHYIEQALEVKAAGYIVKGEEPGVLHRAIEIVGAGGTFFSEQVENRLVLGDDGLMIAEPGSTRAASLTKREREILRYVAVGMSKKEIASLVDLSVRTVDAHVRNIMEKLDLHDRVELARFAIREGISPQ from the coding sequence ATGACGACGACCTCGAAGATCCTGCTGGTGGACGACCAGGAGATGATGCGCGAGGCCCTGGCCCAGCATCTCGCGAGCCAGGACGGCTTCGAAGTCGTCGCCTCGGTCTCGAACCACGCGCTCGCGATCGAAGCCGCGGGCGATCACCAACCCGACGTGGCGCTCCTCGACATCGAGGTCCCCGGCCTCGACTGCTTCGTCGCCGCCCGCGAGATCGCAGAGCGATCTCCCGAGACCCGAATCGTCTTCCTGAGCGCCTTCTGTCGCGACCACTACATCGAACAGGCCCTCGAGGTGAAAGCGGCGGGGTACATCGTGAAGGGCGAAGAGCCGGGCGTCCTCCATCGCGCGATCGAGATCGTCGGGGCGGGCGGCACCTTCTTTTCCGAGCAGGTCGAGAATCGACTCGTCCTCGGCGACGATGGACTGATGATCGCCGAGCCGGGCTCGACCCGGGCGGCATCCTTGACCAAACGCGAGCGCGAGATCCTTCGCTACGTCGCGGTCGGCATGTCCAAGAAGGAGATCGCGTCCCTCGTCGACCTCTCCGTCCGGACCGTCGACGCCCACGTCCGGAACATCATGGAGAAGCTCGACCTCCACGACCGCGTCGAGCTCGCCCGCTTCGCCATTCGCGAGGGTATTTCGCCTCAATAG
- a CDS encoding ATP-binding protein has product MERESSVAAAEPNGEAGPDGLTDRFISPAILARGEPHVTRARVLVFQSAAIAVIAAFSTLYQVRFGASALGLVGTFIAAAALITPFLLRRAHSHVWVSGVLTANLFLALSVANFVTAGHGVVSTIFITAVPLVATLTQGVRLGALWGALTLAELLVLALFREFDVEPLVMPNPRAAEIGTIRASVLVTMLVTSTGMLHAYFNDLASRRAVESESNLERNRANYREMLDSSPDGLFSVSEGGIIDFANHTLIRLLGLSSRLDIQGRSLSEILVGADLEHLRDEAAELGEAVAVECDVVHADGTRIPVEVATSRFYVYGDRGQVFRVRDNRRFQTAHREAQILRATFDEAPMGVGVFRLDDTEVLYANDAYLELTAFTRDELIGNRLIDLGRSEESNELLLSIQRVLARGESINLPKQDWHQFGTKPGYVDIRSFTVQPPGEDAPRWVTFVRDVTAVVELEREVSRAERIDSLGKLAGGIAHDFNNLLTVIMGQVDILDEDLGGDHWAHDYLATIMDACERSAALTSKVLDFSRKQMLRPTVFMVDDAIRSLVPLLRQLVPERISLDLGIAPDDDPRVRCDPSRFEQIVLNLVANARDAIDGTGTIVVRVRTHPGSEDIHRSLGEVEIEVSDDGAGMSKDVQDRIFDPFFTTKPVGEGTGLGLSTVHGIVHQSGGRLEVSSREGQGTTLRVFLPWTDAPLTVPETQANAGAAIEGGLRTVLVVEDNPDVRALVTRTLERLGFSVVAAQDGNEAKAWIEDRDRDFEALISDIVMPGVSGVEVARLFRARFTRQRIILMSGYAEDEIGPIEQLPSDIRFVQKPVTAKVLGDALR; this is encoded by the coding sequence ATGGAACGAGAGAGCAGCGTCGCGGCGGCCGAGCCGAACGGAGAAGCCGGCCCCGACGGGCTCACGGACCGCTTCATCTCGCCGGCGATCCTCGCTCGCGGTGAGCCCCACGTCACCCGCGCGCGCGTGCTGGTCTTCCAGTCCGCCGCCATCGCGGTGATCGCGGCCTTCTCGACCCTCTACCAGGTCCGTTTCGGTGCGTCGGCGCTCGGCCTGGTCGGCACGTTCATCGCGGCCGCCGCGCTGATCACGCCCTTCCTCCTCAGGCGCGCGCACTCCCACGTCTGGGTCTCGGGCGTACTGACCGCCAACCTCTTTCTCGCCCTCTCGGTCGCCAACTTCGTGACCGCGGGACATGGGGTCGTTTCGACGATCTTCATCACGGCGGTCCCGCTGGTCGCGACGCTCACCCAGGGCGTGCGGCTCGGCGCACTCTGGGGCGCGCTCACCCTCGCCGAGCTGTTGGTCCTCGCGCTCTTCCGGGAGTTCGACGTCGAACCGCTCGTCATGCCGAACCCTCGCGCCGCCGAGATCGGAACCATCCGGGCCTCGGTCCTGGTCACGATGCTCGTGACCTCGACGGGCATGCTCCACGCCTACTTCAACGACCTCGCGAGTCGCCGCGCGGTCGAGAGCGAGAGCAACCTCGAGCGCAACCGGGCCAACTATCGGGAGATGCTCGACAGCTCCCCCGACGGTCTCTTCTCCGTTTCGGAAGGCGGGATCATCGACTTCGCCAATCACACGCTGATCCGGCTGCTCGGCCTCTCCTCGCGCCTGGACATCCAGGGGCGCAGTCTGTCCGAGATCCTGGTGGGCGCGGACCTCGAGCATCTTCGCGACGAGGCCGCCGAGCTCGGCGAGGCGGTCGCCGTCGAGTGCGACGTCGTGCACGCCGACGGGACGCGGATCCCGGTGGAGGTCGCCACCAGCCGCTTCTACGTCTACGGCGATCGCGGACAGGTCTTCCGCGTCCGCGACAATCGCCGTTTCCAGACCGCCCATCGCGAAGCGCAGATCCTCCGTGCGACCTTCGACGAGGCACCGATGGGCGTAGGTGTGTTCCGGCTCGATGACACGGAGGTCCTCTACGCCAACGACGCCTACCTCGAGCTGACCGCGTTCACCCGCGACGAGCTGATCGGAAACCGACTCATCGACCTCGGCCGCTCCGAGGAGTCGAACGAGCTCCTCCTCTCCATCCAGCGCGTGCTCGCGCGTGGGGAGTCCATCAATCTCCCGAAGCAGGACTGGCACCAGTTCGGGACGAAGCCGGGCTACGTCGACATCCGCTCCTTCACGGTCCAGCCCCCGGGCGAGGACGCCCCGCGCTGGGTGACCTTCGTCCGCGACGTAACCGCCGTCGTCGAGCTCGAACGCGAGGTCTCCCGCGCCGAACGCATCGACTCCCTCGGCAAGCTCGCCGGCGGGATCGCCCACGACTTCAACAACCTGCTGACCGTGATCATGGGGCAGGTCGACATCCTCGACGAGGACCTCGGCGGCGACCACTGGGCGCACGACTATCTCGCGACGATCATGGACGCGTGCGAACGCTCCGCGGCGCTCACCAGCAAGGTCCTCGACTTCAGCCGCAAGCAGATGCTCAGACCGACGGTCTTCATGGTCGACGACGCGATCCGCAGCCTCGTCCCGCTCCTCCGGCAGCTCGTGCCGGAGCGCATCTCCCTCGATCTCGGCATTGCCCCGGACGACGATCCGCGTGTCCGCTGCGACCCGAGCCGCTTCGAGCAGATCGTCCTCAACCTCGTGGCCAACGCGCGCGACGCGATCGATGGTACGGGCACGATCGTCGTCCGCGTCCGTACCCATCCGGGAAGCGAGGACATCCACCGCTCCCTGGGCGAGGTCGAGATCGAGGTCTCGGACGACGGCGCGGGCATGTCCAAGGACGTGCAGGACCGGATCTTCGACCCCTTCTTCACGACGAAGCCCGTCGGCGAAGGGACCGGCCTCGGCCTCTCGACGGTCCACGGCATCGTCCACCAGAGTGGTGGGCGACTCGAAGTGTCGAGCCGCGAGGGGCAGGGCACGACGCTCCGGGTCTTCCTGCCCTGGACCGATGCGCCGCTGACGGTCCCCGAGACGCAGGCCAACGCCGGCGCGGCGATCGAAGGCGGGCTGCGGACGGTGCTCGTCGTCGAAGACAACCCGGACGTGCGAGCGCTGGTCACGCGCACCCTCGAGCGACTGGGCTTCAGCGTCGTCGCAGCCCAGGACGGAAACGAAGCCAAGGCCTGGATCGAGGATCGGGATCGCGATTTCGAAGCACTGATCAGCGACATCGTGATGCCCGGCGTGAGCGGAGTCGAGGTCGCACGCCTCTTCCGGGCACGCTTCACCCGCCAGCGAATCATCCTGATGTCGGGCTACGCGGAGGACGAGATCGGTCCGATCGAGCAGCTCCCGAGCGACATCCGATTCGTGCAGAAACCCGTCACGGCGAAGGTGCTAGGCGACGCTCTCCGCTGA
- a CDS encoding thiamine pyrophosphate-binding protein, translating to MAEIDGGRIAARQLNALGIDHLFGVVAGPMIELFGGAQAEGMKVIGNRLELNGCFMASAWGWQKKKPGVFVAGSGPAVTNCLTPLYVATESAMPLVVLGGSAFSGTTGLGGFQELDQVSAAKPVSKWTGRVDSTERIGEWIRLAVGKALEGKPGGVYLDFPAEVVSRKLDADAVPILATPEITTPQPDANAIDRVAELLANAERPLIVIGKGAGWADADEALTKLADMGIPYVCAPMARGTIPDDHPSFANAARSHAIGGADVVVMIGGRFNWIFGMGRRFAPDATIVHVDIEAEELTSGAPVELGIVADARATAEALVAALDGRTLATTRGEWLSGIQAKARANEESARAVLTDDSIPINPYRVVAEIRDALPRDAIVTSEGETIMGICRAMLPSFVNRSRLNAGTTGCMGVGAPYVVGSALACPDRLSVGVLGDYAFGAAAMVVETAARVGANPVFIVVNNEGVAGHMLQDMYMPPDSPRIASLLPARYDKIGEMVDAHTEHVERPEAIRPAIDRALETGRLSVVHIKVDPKSTRISGSNYLQ from the coding sequence ATGGCGGAGATCGATGGCGGACGGATCGCAGCGCGACAGCTGAATGCGCTCGGGATCGATCACCTCTTCGGGGTGGTGGCCGGACCGATGATCGAGCTCTTCGGCGGCGCACAGGCCGAGGGCATGAAGGTGATCGGCAATCGGCTCGAGCTGAACGGCTGCTTCATGGCGAGCGCATGGGGCTGGCAGAAGAAGAAGCCCGGGGTCTTCGTCGCGGGCTCCGGGCCCGCCGTCACGAACTGCCTGACGCCCCTCTACGTCGCCACCGAGAGCGCGATGCCCCTCGTGGTCCTGGGCGGCTCGGCCTTTTCCGGGACGACGGGCCTCGGCGGCTTCCAGGAGCTCGACCAGGTCTCCGCAGCGAAGCCCGTGTCCAAGTGGACCGGCCGCGTCGATTCGACGGAGCGGATCGGGGAGTGGATCCGGCTGGCCGTCGGCAAGGCGCTCGAAGGCAAGCCGGGCGGCGTCTATCTCGATTTTCCGGCGGAGGTCGTGTCTCGCAAGCTCGATGCGGACGCGGTCCCGATCCTCGCCACGCCGGAGATCACGACGCCCCAGCCGGACGCGAACGCGATCGATCGGGTGGCGGAGCTCCTCGCGAACGCCGAGCGACCGCTGATCGTGATCGGAAAGGGTGCCGGCTGGGCCGACGCGGACGAAGCACTCACGAAGCTGGCCGACATGGGCATTCCCTACGTCTGCGCGCCCATGGCCCGGGGCACGATCCCGGACGATCATCCGAGCTTCGCCAACGCGGCGCGCTCCCATGCGATCGGCGGCGCCGACGTCGTCGTGATGATCGGCGGCCGCTTCAACTGGATCTTCGGCATGGGCCGCCGCTTCGCCCCGGACGCGACGATCGTCCACGTGGACATCGAAGCGGAAGAGCTCACCAGCGGAGCCCCGGTCGAGCTCGGGATCGTGGCCGACGCCCGGGCGACCGCGGAGGCCCTCGTGGCCGCCCTCGACGGTCGGACCCTCGCCACCACGCGGGGCGAGTGGCTCTCCGGCATCCAGGCGAAGGCACGCGCGAACGAAGAGAGCGCACGGGCGGTCCTGACGGACGACTCCATCCCGATCAATCCCTACCGGGTCGTGGCGGAGATTCGCGACGCCCTTCCCCGGGACGCGATCGTGACCTCCGAGGGCGAGACGATCATGGGCATCTGCCGCGCGATGCTCCCCTCCTTCGTGAATCGATCACGACTGAACGCCGGAACGACGGGCTGCATGGGCGTCGGCGCGCCCTACGTCGTCGGCTCCGCCCTCGCCTGTCCGGACCGGCTCTCCGTCGGCGTCCTCGGCGACTACGCCTTCGGCGCCGCGGCGATGGTCGTCGAGACGGCGGCGCGGGTCGGTGCGAATCCCGTGTTCATCGTCGTGAACAACGAGGGCGTCGCGGGTCACATGCTCCAGGACATGTACATGCCCCCGGACTCGCCGCGGATCGCGTCGCTGCTGCCCGCGCGATACGACAAGATCGGCGAGATGGTCGATGCACACACCGAACACGTCGAAAGACCCGAGGCGATCCGGCCGGCCATCGATCGGGCGCTCGAGACCGGAAGGCTCTCGGTCGTGCACATCAAGGTCGACCCAAAGTCGACGCGCATCTCCGGCTCGAACTATCTCCAATAG
- a CDS encoding alpha/beta hydrolase: MAKRKLFYATNRGHVKGENGSRRRPESYGQGFSSDGLENLRFGRLNLSVDGDRIRRHLNGNTKIGRGNGGDLAKYLTSRAKKPEAISIRTYREHLPDREASDANQPEGAVWGSLEMFAELQEEMRDGADVLVFIHGFNVDWYEAVGSALALQEMLNRKPSLVSRKQIVVLFSWPSDGKAIPHVSYKSDRADATASGPAVGRAFLKLRDFLVAERRRQRDDDAPPCDGEMNVLCHSMGNFVLQHAVARLAEHTPGSTLPRLFGQVFQCAADVDDEVLEPGRGLGQLHQLANRVNVYFNRGDAALAISDYTKGNTDRLGTAGAASMSRVHNKIHQVDCSPIVRGAVEHSYYVNGRVNDDIRLSLDGAGPDDPARPRRRPNPGINEFVMK; the protein is encoded by the coding sequence ATGGCGAAGCGGAAGCTCTTCTACGCGACCAATCGCGGGCACGTGAAAGGCGAGAACGGCTCGCGCCGGCGTCCCGAGAGCTACGGCCAGGGCTTCTCCTCGGACGGACTCGAGAACCTGCGCTTCGGCCGGCTGAACCTCTCCGTCGACGGGGACCGCATCCGGCGCCACCTGAACGGGAACACGAAGATCGGCCGGGGGAACGGCGGCGACCTCGCGAAATACCTGACGAGCCGGGCGAAGAAACCGGAAGCGATCTCGATCCGGACCTACCGCGAGCACCTGCCGGATCGCGAGGCGTCCGACGCGAATCAGCCGGAGGGCGCGGTCTGGGGTTCGCTCGAGATGTTCGCCGAGCTCCAGGAGGAGATGCGGGATGGGGCGGACGTGCTCGTCTTCATCCACGGCTTCAACGTCGACTGGTACGAGGCCGTGGGGAGCGCCCTGGCGCTCCAGGAGATGCTGAATCGCAAGCCCTCCCTCGTCTCCAGAAAGCAGATCGTCGTCCTCTTCAGCTGGCCGTCGGACGGCAAGGCGATCCCGCACGTCTCCTACAAGTCGGATCGCGCCGACGCCACGGCGTCCGGCCCCGCCGTCGGTCGCGCCTTCCTCAAGCTCCGCGACTTCCTGGTCGCCGAGCGGCGGCGCCAGCGGGACGACGACGCCCCGCCCTGCGACGGCGAGATGAACGTGCTCTGCCATTCGATGGGCAACTTCGTCCTGCAGCACGCGGTCGCCCGCCTCGCCGAGCACACCCCGGGCAGCACGCTGCCGCGCCTCTTCGGGCAGGTCTTCCAGTGTGCCGCGGACGTCGACGACGAAGTGCTCGAGCCAGGGCGCGGCCTCGGCCAGCTCCACCAGCTCGCCAACCGCGTGAACGTCTACTTCAATCGGGGCGACGCGGCCCTGGCGATCTCCGACTACACCAAGGGCAACACGGATCGGCTGGGAACCGCCGGCGCGGCGAGCATGAGCCGCGTCCACAACAAGATCCATCAGGTCGACTGCTCCCCGATCGTGCGCGGCGCGGTCGAGCACAGCTACTACGTGAACGGGCGCGTCAACGACGACATCCGCCTCTCCCTCGACGGCGCGGGACCGGACGACCCGGCTCGACCGCGGCGGCGACCGAACCCCGGGATCAACGAGTTCGTGATGAAATAG
- a CDS encoding sulfite exporter TauE/SafE family protein gives MSELDLLIVALVSLAGSLVKAVTGMGYPLIAVPVLTLFLGIEAAIVVIAIPNSFLNAWLVYDAWPDREQTRDLPILVAGALGGGVIGAFVLVRAPERPLLIFLAAAVLIYVVQRFRQPDLALAPATTKRWSPLIGSIAGFCHGAVGVSGPIVAVWFHGYRLPKNAYVLSVASLFLMGGLAQLGVLIGAGAYGGDRWLATGVALVATLSVIPVGKRLRTRISAPTFERIILWILVGSGLSLLWRAIGQAGPGAV, from the coding sequence ATGAGCGAGCTCGACCTCCTCATCGTCGCGCTCGTCTCCCTCGCCGGCTCCCTCGTGAAGGCCGTGACCGGCATGGGCTACCCGCTGATCGCGGTCCCCGTGCTCACGCTCTTCCTCGGAATCGAAGCGGCGATCGTCGTGATCGCCATTCCGAATTCGTTCTTGAATGCTTGGCTGGTCTACGACGCCTGGCCGGACCGCGAACAGACGCGCGACCTGCCGATCCTCGTCGCGGGGGCGCTCGGTGGCGGCGTGATCGGCGCATTCGTGCTGGTCCGCGCTCCGGAGCGGCCGCTGCTGATCTTCCTCGCGGCGGCCGTGTTGATCTACGTCGTCCAGCGGTTCCGGCAGCCGGACCTGGCGCTCGCACCGGCGACGACGAAGCGCTGGTCGCCGCTGATCGGTTCGATCGCCGGGTTCTGCCACGGCGCGGTCGGCGTCTCCGGGCCGATCGTCGCGGTCTGGTTCCACGGCTATCGCCTGCCGAAGAACGCCTACGTCCTGTCGGTCGCCTCCCTCTTCCTGATGGGCGGCCTTGCGCAGCTCGGCGTCCTGATCGGCGCCGGCGCCTACGGCGGCGATCGCTGGCTGGCCACGGGCGTCGCGCTCGTCGCGACCCTCTCCGTCATTCCCGTCGGCAAGCGCCTGCGCACCCGGATCTCGGCCCCGACCTTCGAGCGGATCATCCTCTGGATCCTCGTCGGGTCGGGCCTCTCGCTGCTCTGGCGCGCGATCGGCCAGGCGGGTCCGGGCGCCGTCTGA